One genomic segment of Macrobrachium rosenbergii isolate ZJJX-2024 chromosome 40, ASM4041242v1, whole genome shotgun sequence includes these proteins:
- the LOC136826293 gene encoding gastrula zinc finger protein XlCGF57.1-like, protein MNSEHTPKFPIKVEMEDPFSLSPNSHESQDLSSINHENKDLPACGATNNCSSLSLDPSMKIKTEPGIDESVSVDLSLKVKAEPGIYESVHMDPTFKVKVEPGIYEEGVEYLCTAELKESEDEEQSSEEEVNEDETADLWTSTQDNCTIPFESTEKHKGSLESHQKIHTKKKKCSSRVSGNKCSQKEVEESHLESHMEVHIREKPFACNICGKQFDKEWHLDSHLLTHKGEKPFACLECGREFTNANNLKMHMKAHSDKSFACSECGKVFSWKSRLTEHMKMHTADKPFSCSDCGKEFSRKCNLTDHMKIHTREKPFLCSECGRGFSLTSNLRKHMRIHTGVKPFTCTECGRGFAVRGMLRRHMRIHTGEKPFSCSVCEKSYSRKINLTCHMRIHNGEHPFACSECGKGFPMRGLLRRHMKIHSGEKPYTCPECRRVFSQMSSLKSHMRIHTGEKPFICSECGRGFSQKSSLKSHMRIHTGEKPFVCSYCEKAFCQRRSLKTHLTLHTG, encoded by the coding sequence ATGAATTCAGAACATACccctaaatttcctattaaagtgGAAATGGAAGACCCATTCTCACTTTCCCCTAACAGTCATGAAAGCCAAGATCTTTCTTCCAtcaatcatgaaaacaaagatTTGCCTGCTTGTGGTGCAACAAATAATTGCAGCTCTTTGTCTTTGGACCCATCAATGAAAATCAAGACAGAGCCAGGGATAGATGAGTCAGTAAGTGTGGATCTATCCTTGAAAGTCAAGGCAGAACCTGGAATATATGAAAGTGTGCATATGGATCCAACCTTCAAAGTCAAGGTAGAGCCAGGAATTTATGAAGAAGGTGTGGAATATTTATGCACAGCTGAATTAAAAGAGAGTGAGGACGAAGAGCAAAGTTCTGAAGAGGAAGTCAATGAAGATGAAACTGCAGATTTATGGACTTCTACCCAAGATAATTGTACAATACCTTTTGAGTCCACTGAGAAACACAAAGGAAGTCTTGAAAGCCACCAGAAAATtcacactaaaaagaaaaaatgttcatctCGTGTAAGCGGAAACAAATGCTCACAGAAGGAGGTTGAGGAAAGCCATCTTGAAAGTCACATGGAAGTTCATATTAGAGAGAAGCCTTTTGCATGCAATATTTGTGGAAAACAATTTGATAAGGAATGGCATCTTGACTCTCATTTGCTGACTCATAAGGGAGAGAAGCCATTTGCATGTCTTGAATGTGGAAGAGAATTTACTAATGCAAATAATCTCAAGATGCACATGAAAGCCCACTCAGATAAATCCTTCGCTTGCAGTGAGTGCGGAAAAGTATTTTCATGGAAAAGTAGGCTTACAGAACATATGAAGATGCACACTGCAGATAAGCCCTTCAGTTGCAGTGACTGTGGGAAGGAATTTTCTCGCAAATGTAATCTCACAGATCATATGAAGATTCACACTAGAGAGAAGCCTTTTCTCTGCTCTGAGTGTGGGAGAGGGTTTTCTTTGACAAGCAATCTCAGGAAGCATATGAGAATTCACACAGGAGTGAAGCCATTTACTTGCACAGAGTGTGGAAGAGGATTTGCTGTGAGAGGTATGCTCAGGAGGCACATGAGAATTCACACGGGGGAGAAGCCTTTCAGCTGCAGTGTGTGCGAGAAATCGTATTCTCGGAAAATTAATCTGACATGTCACATGAGGATTCACAATGGTGAGCACCCATTTGCTTGCTCTGAGTGTGGAAAAGGATTTCCTATGAGAGGATTGCTGAGAAGACACATGAAAATTCACTCAGGTGAGAAGCCGTACACTTGCCCAGAATGCAGAAGAGTATTTTCTCAGATGAGCAGTCTCAAAAGTCACATGCGaattcacactggagagaagccattcatttGCTCTGAGTGTGGAAGAGGATTTTCTCAGAAAAGTAGTCTTAAAAGTCATATGAGAATTCACACGGGGGAGAAACCTTTTGTCTGTAGTTATTGTGAAAAGGCATTTTGTCAGAGACGCAGTCTCAAAACTCACTTGACACTTCACACAGGATGA